Sequence from the Aerococcus tenax genome:
TCATATGAATAGCAGAAATTGCAGATATTAACTTATCAGCTGACAACATAGTTTGGCCGTTTTCAAACTTGGATAACTGTGCTTGTGATAGCTGACTACTTGTCACATCTTTCATTTTCAGTCCTCTAGCTAATCGTAATTCTCTAAACAGTTCCCCCAAATGATGTGAATCTAATTTTGTCAAATAAGCGTTCTCCTTTCTAACTCACCCTATCAATATAATTAATAAAGTTTTAAAATAACTGTATTTGTACTAGCCCCACCACAATTTAATCAAGGCTTGGATCCCATCATCTTCACTAAATTGATGGGTCAATTTTTGATAGAGGTCATAGGCCAGTTGGGTTCCGGGAAGTTTGAGCTCTTCTTTTTCAGCGACTTCAAGGGCAATTCTTAGGTCCTTGATAAAGTGTTTAACGAAGAAGCCTGGACTATAGTCATTTTTAAGAATACGGGGGCCATATTGGGCCAGGGAGAAATTCGCAGCTGCTCCACTGTTCAAGGTTTGAATCACTTGGTCCAAGTTCAAGTTATTATTTTTCGCATAGGCCAGTGCCTCACACATCCCAGTCATGGTTCCAGCAATCATGATTTGATTAGCCATCTTAGCGTCTTGCCCCTTACCCGCAGGTCCAAAGTACTCTATCTGTTGGCAAAAACTTACTAAAACGGGTTTGATTTGAGCTAAAATTTCTTCATCTCCGCCAACTAAAGTCGTTAAGCGCCCTTCTTGGGCTCCAATGTCCCCGCCCGTTACCGGCGCATCTAAAACACTCACGCCAAGTTCTTTTCCCTCTCGGTAAAGTTTAGCCGCTAGACTTGGACTAGAAGTAGTCATTTCGACAAAGATTTGCCCGGACCGGCAAGCTGAAAAGAGCCCTGCTTCTCCTAGGTAAACATCCTCGACATCGTGGGGATAACCTAAAATAGTGAACACTAAATCAGATTGTTCAGCGATCTGACTCGGGGAATCAAGCCACTGAGCCCCCAAGTCAATTAAGGGCTGGGCCTTTTTTGCAGTTCGATTGTAAACATTAAGGGAATAACCTGCTTGGATTAAATGACTGGCCATCGATTTTCCCATAACACCTAAGCCGATAAAACCGATTTTCATCTGACAACACCCTTTCTCCTAACAATGATTTTATTCTATTAATAGTTTACCATTGACTTGATATTTTAGCTCCTGCCTTGGCCGATTGTATGTAATAAGTCAATTCTTTGATTTTATTGTATATTTTTGATAAGGTTAATATATTCAAGAACAAATTGACAAAACATTTCGACAAAGGAGACGATGGAATGAATGAAAATCAACAAGGCGTAAAATGGGGCGAACTTATTGTAGGAATTATTTTTATTATCCTGGCCATTATTAGTTTTAGAAATCCGGGAGTAAGCTTAGTAAGCTTAATTTACTTTTATGCAGCCGGAGCGATTGTTTCTGGGATCGTGAACCTCTATACTCGCCATCAATTACGCCAAGTTAGTGACCAAAACTATACAGTCATGTTAATTGTGGGAATTTTGAATTTAATTATCGGGGTTATTTTATTTTTCAATGTGGAAATCGGTTTCCTAACCATTCCTTTCCTAGTAGCCATTTGGTTTATTTCTGAAGGAATCGGACTTCTAACTTCCAGCTCCCTAGTTGGTTTTGTGAGTCCCGTAGGTCGAGGCCTCTCCATTTTCCTAGGCATTGTTGGGATTATCGTTGCTATTTCGATCTTCTTTAATCCCCTATCTGCCTACTTTACAGTAGTCTTCTTGATTGGGGCTTACTTCTTATTCTCCGGTATTGCCCACATTATCCGGGCCTTATAGTATTTGATAAAGAAAAGCAATGAATTTAAAAGCGAACTTTACAATTTCAACCGGTAAAGTTCGCTTTTTTAATGGTCATAAAGATAACGATCGATAAAGTCAGTGAAGAGCTCCATATCCAGCTTTCCCTGCATCACTTGATTAATAAAAATAGCAAAAAGAAAGTCAACAACTTGGTCTGCTGAGTGTTTCTCAAAGGCCTGGTTGCGAATGTCCGGATCATCTTCTAAGCATTGGACGAGATAGCCTTTTAAATGCTTGATGTAGCGATCCATTTGGGCATTAGCTTGTCCCTTTTGTGATTGAGAAAAGACCAAGGTATGTTGGGAGAAGAAATGGGGGTACTTCTTGGCCCCCGCAGAAAATAACTGGTAAAGGGTCAAAAAGGCTTGAGATAAGGGCTGGCTGGACCGATTGAGGTGGTCAGCTTGATCAGGAATTAAAATATCCCGCCAGACTGCTGCCACAGTTTGCAACAATAAGTCATTCTTATCTTCAAAGTAGTTATATAAGACCCCTAAAGATATTTGACAGCGATTGGCTAAACGGCGCATATTGACTGCTTGGATCCCCTCTTCTTGGACCAATTGTAAGGCAACTTTTAAAATTTCTTGACTTGAACTGACTTTGCGATTAACCACAGAATGCCCCCTTCTCAAACCACTTCTCATGTTCTCTTTATTTTATCATTTAAGGCCAGCTTACTCAAAAGCAAAAAAGCTGGGATTTTCTCCCAGCTAGATTCAAAACATGAAGCAAACTTAACGCATAGTAACAAATTCTTCTGCTCCAGTTGGATGGAGGGCAATGGTTTGATCGAATTGCTTCTTCGTCGCCCCCATTGAGATAGCCACTGCAAAGCCTTGTAACATTTCATCAGCACCAAAACCAATTCCATGAAGACCAATGATTTTCTCTTCATCACCTAGGCAAACCAACTTCATATAAATACTTTCCCGGTTAGAGGTCATTCCTGAAATCATTGAGGTAAAGTTGGTGTCATAAGTGGTAATCTTTTGTCCTTCAAAAGCTTGCTTAGCAGCTTCCTCGGTGTAGCCCATGGTAATAATTGGTGGGTGGGCAAAAACAATGGAAGGCACCATATTATAGTCTAAATAGAAGGGATCCTGACCATTAAATAGATGATCTGATAGGGTCCGCCCCACCTTAATGGCTACAGGAGTTAATTCCACCTTGCCAATCACATCCCCAAAGGCATAGACCTTGTTCGCGGTCGTATTATGGTAGTCATCGACCTTGATGTAACCCTTATCGGTTAACTCGATAGAGGTGTTTTCTAAACCAAGGTTTTCTGTATTCGGTTGACGACCAATGGCATAAAGCACCCGGTCACTAAGGACTTCATCATCTTCTTTGAAAGTGGTTTTAAAGGCACCATCTGCCGTTTTCTCAATTTTGGTTACGTTATGGTTGCTGAGCACGGTAATGCCCTGATTTTTCATATTTTCCATTAAGGATTCAGTGATTTTAGGTTCATAGTGACGCAGAGGCGTTTCATGGCGAACCGCCAAGGTCACATCTACCCCAAATTCTTGCAGCATACCGGCCATTTCTACAGCAATATAACCAGCGCCCACAATTAGTAAGGAGTCTGGTAATTCCTCCCAGTTAAAGACATCGTCACTCACATCCACTAAGTCAATGCCAGGAATCCCTTCAGGTAAGGCAGGACGGCCACCGGTGAGAACACTAATATGTTCGCCGTAAAATTGTTCTCCATCCACTTCCACAATATGGTCTTCAACAAACTTGGCATAACCCTTTTTGTAGTGGGTGCCCCGACTTTCAAAGCCTTTGAAGTAAGAATTGTGGACCCGGTCAATATATTCATCCCGGTGTTTTTTCAAAGTTTGAAAATCAAAGTTCTTCAAGGGCGCATCAATGCCGTAATCAGGAGCATAGTCTCTTAGTAATTCCAGAATATGAGCCCCGTACCACATGCCTTTTTTAGGAACACAGCCTCGGTTGACACAGGTACCGCCGACTTCATCTTTTTCAATGATGAGGGTCTTAGCTCCATATTCGGCTGCCCGGTTAGCAGAAGCAATCCCAGCACTTCCCCCACCGATAACTATATAATCAAATCTTTCCATTCGTTAAAATCCTTTCCTAGAAAACGACGTTTCTCTTGAGCTTCTTTAGCGGCTTCATGGGCTTGATAGCCCCGACTTGGAATAAAGTCAATGCCTTGTTTTCTTTGCAGCTGATTTATTTTTTCGGCATCACTAATATAGACATCAGCCGTCACTTCCTCCTTAGCTGTTAAATAACAGTAGGTCAAGCTTTGACTCGCAGGCACTTCAACCTGACTACGCCCTTGGTTATCATAGGCTAGGTAGATGAGTTGGCCAGCTGGGTTATATTTGTAGGCATATACCACAATCCAATGGTTGCCATAGCTACTTTTTAGCGGTTTTTGAAGACCCACAATAAATGGCCCATAACCCTGGTCGATCAAATCTGGCAAATTAATCTCAGTCAGTAAGCCCGCCTTGACTTGATAAGGCATATTTTCACAGAACATGGATAAAGCTAGGGCGATATCCCAAATAAAACTTCCGCGATAAGGTCGCTTATCATCAACAATTTCTTTAAAACCTGCTACTAAAGTGTCCTTATCTAAGTCGACCCCGGTGTCTTTGAGCGTATGATAATGTACCAGGACACTACAGCAGTAGGATCCACAAATTCCTGGATTGCTAGAGTTCTTCCAGGAGCGATAGCGGTTAAACGCCTTGGGATCCAAGCCTTTCCAATCTGTCATTCTACTCGCCTCTTTCTATATAAGTTTATTCTAGCATGTTTATTGTCGATCTAAAACGAAAGCGCTCAATCACTTATAAATAATTTTAAAAAAATAGCTAAAGATGCTTAAAATGATTGTAATTTAAGCTGATTTAGGCTAAAGTTTAAAGGATTGATACTCTTTCTGAAAGTAGGTGACTTACTTGCTAGAAGATGGCAAAGCCTTCTTACCAGGAGCAATTCAATCCATACTGATGACCATCTTATTGGTCAGCCTGTTCTTTCCATTTTATATAACCATTGTTGTTTTTGGGGTCGTTTTTACCTTGTTGTTGGCCACCGGAATGCTCTCGGCCAAACACTGGCCAGATGACCCTTTAATCACAAGTTTATTTTCCTTCCCTTTTTATGCCTTTTTAATCTCTATTGTGCATGAAAATTGGGTGGGTGGACTGATCTCAGTTGGTTTATTAATTGCCCTTATTTATTCGATTTACTATACGAAACAGGTTCGACCAGACTATCTAACCGAAATCGTAAACATTACTTTAATTGCAAGTATTATCATTTTTATTTTTACACTCTTAGAGCACTTTGATATCATCTCAGAATGGGATTATACCTTTATCTCTCCTGCCATGAATAAGGTGCACCCTGACCGGGTAGAGGCCACATTTTTTAACCCGAATTATTTCGCTATGATGCTAGAATTCTTTATCGTTATCGCCATGTATCGAATGAAGACTACTAAGCATTTAGCTAAAAAATTGACCTGTCTCTTTTTAATTGCTTGTAATTTACTAGCCATTGTCTATACCGGCTGCCGAACCAGTGCCATCGTGATTATAGGCGCCTCTTATGTTTTCTTTTATGTGATCGGCTATAAGAAAACCGCCATCTACTCCCTACTAGGTCTCAGTATCTTAGGACTGATCGCTTGGGGGATGGGTCTTATGCCACGCTTTGACGACTTAGCTTATGCCTTTTCCGACCGCTTCGACATCTGGCAAACCGGCTGGCAGGCCTTTAAGGATAACGTCTGGTTTGGCCAAGGGCCCTTGACCTATATGCATGTATACAGTGAATACACTACTAAGTATACCCAGCATGCCCATAATATTTTCCTAGATACGCTCTTATCCTATGGTATCATCGGGTCGAGCCTCCTGGTTTATCCCCTTTACCGGCTAGGAAGGATGCTCAATGAGATGCGGCGATATTCAAGTATCCGCCCCGAACTGGCATTAATCTGTAGTTTGCTTAGTGTGGTATTAATTCACGGCCTAACCGATGTGACGATCTTTTGGATCCAAACCGCTGGCTTACTGATGGCCATTGTATTAGTCGGTCCTAACCTCCTTAAGACAGCCAAGGAAAAAGCAAATCAATTAGAAGAATAGAAAATCACTTCGATAATAAAAGTAGCTCACTCTACATTCTGTAGAATGAGCTATTTTTTATTGGCTTAAAAAAAGCACCCCGCTAAGCGAGGTGCTGGAAGAGAAGCTAATCAGTGAAGATTAGTCTTCTTTTTTCTTTTTACCTAAAGCAAGGATGGAACCAGTTCCGATCAGAGCTAGAGCTAATGAGCTTGCTAACCCTGCAACTGCGCCGGTTTGAGGCAGTTGGGTATGCACTTGGGCAGGCGCTGCTTGAGTCTTGCTCTTATCTTCCTTTGCAGGAGTTTGAGTCTTAACTGAAACAGTCTTATCGTCTGCTTTAACAGGGTCGTCATTGGATTCTGGCTCTGGATCAGGTTTTACTTCATCTTCAACTTCAGGTTGTTCTTCTGGCTGTGGTTCAGGTTGAGGTTGAGGTGTTGGTACTGGTGTCACACCACTGCCGTCTTTTTCCTCTACTGTAACCGTAACAATTACCGTTTCACTTGAACCATCAGGATAGGTGACGGTGACAGATTTTTCAATCTTATCGCCTGGTTTGGCGTCAGCTGGAACGTCGATAACGACCGCGCCAGTTTCAGGATCAACGCTGATGCCGGTTTCGCCAGCGCCGGGTTGGAAGCTGGTGCCAGCTGGTGGGTTGACCACTTTGCCGTCTTCGTCTCTAAAGATAGGTTCGCCGACTTCAACCTTGTCGCCTGGTTGACCGGAACCTGGTTTATATTCAGGCTCGTAGATATCCTTGTCTTGTTTGACACTTGGACGGCCGGTCGTCGTCACAGTGGTCTTCACAGGGTCGCCGGTCCGAGTTTCGACAGTGCCATCTGGATTGGTATAGTCCTTAGATGGAATGATTGTGATCGTGTCACCATTTCCTTGACGAGGCACTTCGATGGTAAAGTCGCCATTATCGTCAGAGGTGCCGGTGCCAATGGTGTTACCGTCCTTGTCTTTGACTTCAATGGTCGTATTTGGAACGGTGGTCTTACCGGTGACAGTGGTTTTGTCTGAGCCAGGCTCGTTCTTAGCCCCTGGATTGGTAATTTGTGGGGTTTCCTTAACGACCGTTTCAGCGCCACCTTGAGGATTGCCATTGTCGTCTGTGACAGGCTTGAAGTTGCCTTGGTCATCCTTCTTACCAGGAACAATACTAATCTTGTCACCAGGATTTTGTTTTGGTACATCGATCTTAATATTACCTTGGTCGTCAGAAGTACCGGTACCGATGGTGTTACCATCCTTGTCCTTGACTTCTACATCAGTGTTTGGCGTAGTTTTACCAGTCACTGTAGTGGTGTCTTGGCCAGGTTGGTTTTCAGCACCTGGTTCGGTAACACGTGGGAAGCTGTCTTCATTTTTCGGATCGGTACCGCGGTCTTTTTCCTCTTTATCAGTCCAGCCGTCGTTGTCATCGTCCTTGTCGCCTTGGTCGATGCCTGGAACATTTGGATTGTTTGGATCCTCTGGCATGCCCGTATCCTTGTCAGGTTGGCCATCCTTATCGGTGTCGCGGTAAACGGTGATGGTTGATTCAGCGGTCACAGGGTTACCGTCTGTATCAGTGACAGGCTTGCCGTCCTTATCTAGGACAGAAACTTCAACGGTAATGGTCCGGGTTTCTTCTTCAGGCGCCCAGTCAGTAATTTGTGGTTGACCGGTCACTGGACCAGTTTCTGGGTCCACGGTTAGACCTGGATAAGTGTCTTTGCCATCGATGGTCACTTTAACGCTTCCACCTTCTGGGACATTGTCCGCTTGTGGGGTCACTGGGGTAATGTCCTTACCTTCCAGAGCGTTTTGTGATTTTGGTGTGACTTCGACACTGACTACAGCTGGAGCGTCTTCAGTAACGGTGGTTTCCACAGGGTCGCCGGTCCGTGTTTCTGTTGAGCCGTCTGGGTTGGTGTAGTCCTTAGATGGGATGACAGAAACCTTGTCGCCTGGGTTTTGACGAGGGACGTCGATAGTAAAGTCGCCGTTTTCATCAGAGGTACCGGTGCCGATAGTATTGCCGTCCTTGTCTTTAACTTCAACGGTGGAATTTGGAACAGTGGTCTTACCGGTCACCTTAGTTTGGTCTGAATCGGGATCGTTCTTAGCCCCTGGATTGGTGATTTGTGGAGTTTCCTTGACTACCGTTTCAGCGCCACCTTGAGGCTTACCTTGGTCGTCAGTAACTGGCTTAAAGTTGCCTTGGTCATCTTTCTTACCAGGATTGATGGTTACTTTATCGCCTGGATTTTGCTTAGGTACATCAATTTTGACATTACCTTGGTCGTCAGAAGTACCAGTACCGATGGTGTTGCCGTCCTTATCCTTAACTTCCACATCGGTGTTTGGCGTAGTCTTGCCGGTAACCGTGGTGGTGTCCTTGCCGGGTTCATTTTCAGCGCCGGGTTCGGTCACTTGAGGGAAGTCAGTTTCATCTTTTGGATCGGTGCCGCGATCTTTTTCATCTTGGTCGGTCCAGCCATCGTTGTCATCGTCCTTGTCGCCTTGGTTGATGCCTGGGACACTAGGATTGTTTGGATCTTGAGGCATACCCGTATCCTTGTCAGGTTGGCCATCCTTGTCGGTGTCGCGGTAAATGGTGATGGTCGATTCAGCCTTAACTGGATTACCATCGCCATCACGAACTGGATTGCCATCCTTGTCTTGGACTTCAGCAGTTACCGTAATGGTCCGAGTTTCTTCTTCAGGCGCCCAGTCGGTGATTTCCGGTTGGCCGGTCACTTGGCCGGATTCTGGATCAACGGTCAGACCTGGATAAGTGTCTTGTCCATCGATGGTCACTTTAACGCTTCCGCCTTCTGGAACATTGTCCGCTTGCGGCGTCACTGGGGTAATGTCCTTACCTTCCAGAGCGTTTTGTGATTTAGGCGTCACTTCCACGCTGGATTCCGCTGGTGTTTCAGCAGGATTTGGATTGGTTACGGTCACTTTGACAGTCCGTTGGATAGCCTCATCAGTTGGTTGACCTTGATCATCTTTTTGTCCAGTACCAGTTGAGGTGATTTCAACAGGAATTTCAACGACTTTTTCGCTTTCACCTGGTTGGAAGTCCACGTTTGGTGTACCAACTAAATTACCGTTCTCGTCAACTGACAGGCCATCAACTGGGGCTGGTGTGTTCACCTTAGCGCCTGGTTTGTTAGGTGTTACCACCTTAGTATTGGCAGGCACTTCTTGACCGTTAGTTGCGGTGGTATCAGTGGTTTTAGCATCGAGGCCATCCCATACTTTCGATGCATCGTCGTCCTTATCTGGAATGCCGTCGTTGTCATCATCTTCATCGTTTTGGTCTGCTTGACCGTCACCGTCTGTGTCGCGAAGAACCGTCACCTTGATTGGCTCAGTCGCTTCATTGCCGGCTGGATCTGTCGCCTTCACGGTTGCTGGGAAGTCGCGGGACTCATCTTGGTCATCCGCCCATTGCACCGTACCCGCTGGAACCGTCCCTTCGATCTGCTTGGTCTCAGGGTTGTAAGTCAATCCGTCAGGTAGGCCGTCAACTGTTACCGTCGCTTCTGGGTCATCGGTGGTTACAGAAACCGGATCGATTGCTTGCCCTTCTGTCGCTTGGATATCCTTAGCGGAAACGGTGATGGTTGGGGCGGTGGTGTCGGCTGGAGTGACTGGTGTTGCACTGGCGACAAAACCCTTAGGTCCAGTAATGACTTGGCTTGGGTCTTCATTCCATTGAGGGTTTTCATAATTTTCCTCTGCGCTTAGGCTTGGAATATGGTCTGGCGAAAGCTTGGCTTGGTCTTTGACATCGTAAGCTTTCTTACCAAAGTCAACCACACCCTCAGCTGGGGTTAGAGTCACCCGGTGGTAGCCATCCGGCGTTGCTTCATCTTCCTTACCTGTCCGGTCGATCACATCTGGTGCCGATACCTTAACAGGAGCTGTGACTTGGTCTTGTGAGCCATCTTCATAAGTCACAGTGACAGGCACTTCAATAGTTTCCCCTGGTGTCTTAGAAGTTTCAGAAGCTGGGATGGTGATGGCACCGGTATTTGGATCGATGGATGCACCACGAGTTGGTGTGGTGATAGCGAAAGCAGGTTGAGCGGGGTCTTTAGATAGAGGTACTTCGCTAGTTTCTACTGGCGCTTCTGTTCCGTCATCAGCCAATTTCACAAAGCTTGGGGCGTCAACCTTAGCTTCTTTGCCAAAGTCAACAGCTGTTTCTTTATAGATTGGTTGGTGCAAGTTAGCGTCCTTGTATTTCACAATAAAGGAATCCGCAGCTAATTGGTTGCCACCTGACTCGAAAACTGCCCGGATGATTTCCCCATCTCGCAGCTTCAATTGCTGAGCTTCTTCGATGGTCTTAGGCAAGTCGTAGGTATCGTCGGTGCCAGCCACTAATTGACTGACAGGTGTTTCTTTGAGGACGTCACCTTCTTCGTTATACCAAACAATCTTGTTGTTGAAGCCAGCTGGTGGTAATTGGGCCCCACGCAAGTCAGCTTTAGCGGTATCATTCAAGCCGGCTGGTTTATCGGTATCGTTGAAGTTGGTGATTTCGAGGTCAATCACGACATTGGGTACCACTGCATGGTTGACATTGTACCAACCATATGGGCCACGGATATAACCTGCTGTCTCAGATCCAGGAACAGCTTGAGGGACAAAACTTTGATTCTCAGCTGGACTTCTGAAGACTGGCGTTGTGAAGCCATTATAGGCATTCACCAAGTTGCCATCCCGGTCAAAGATCTGCATATACATGTATTCGGTGTTATTTTCATCCATTTTTTTGTTGTCAAATCGGATGGAATAACGGCCATCTTCATTGGTATAAGCATACTTGGTTTCTTGAATGGCGTCGGGATTATTTAACAAGAAGTCTTTGGCTGCTTTAGCTCGTTGGTTTTGTGGTAAAGAGTTAACGGCTGATTCATAAGCGGCAGAGCCTTCCTTAGACAAGTAGGAAGCGACCACCTTGTAGCCAGCCGCTTCAACATCCCGACTATTTTTATTCGGACCGGTTGCACTATTGGCCTTGTCGCCAGCACCCGTTTCTAGCCAAACCCGACCAGACACACTATTGTTGCTGCGACCAAGAACAGCTGGGTTATTGATTGGGCCTTCTGGATCTTCTACCCATTCACTTTCAGGCCGGTGCATGTAAGCCCCGCCCTGTTCAATCATATAGATCCCAGTCCGCTGCATGTTGGTGCCGAGTAGTGGGAACTGACCTAGGTTACTATTAGTCGCTGAACCGACAAAGGATCCTGGGAAGAAGCCCCCTGCTTGACGGAACATGGTCACCCGGTTGCCGGTATCTGGATCGAAATAGTCTGGAATCCATAAGCGATAATATTGGGCACCCTTAGCGGAATATTTATGTTCCACTCCATTGGCGTCAATCCAGGCATCTCTTAAGTCAAAAGCATAAGCCCCTGGCCCTGCTTGGCTCCCATCAACTTGTGATAATTGATTGGTCGTTTGAGCACGGTAAAGTGGGGAAACTGCACCATCCGTATCGATCCACTGCATGTAAACATCGGTACCTTCTGCAACGGGTGTCAACCCATTGGCCATGGTCGATGGCAGCCCTTTGTCGGCAATCCAAGCACGACCTGACAGGGTATTGGCAGCGTTAGACATATCGGTCCCGGATTTGATGTAACCGTTAGCGATAGCGTCCGCATCAATGGCATCAACTTTCTTTTGATTGTTGCTAGCTTCTTCGCCCGGCTGGTTTTCAGCTGGGGTCTCTGTTTCGCTTGGTTCAGCAGCATAAGTTACAGGTGAAACTTTTTCCTCTTCCTTATCAGCATCAACCGGTTGATCGGCGGCTTCTTCTTCAGACGCATTTTCTGCAGGCGCTTCTTCAGAAACTGCTGGACCTTCTTCTGATTCTGCTGGTGTTTCAGCCAGAGTTTCCTCTTCAACAGCTGGCGCTTCAACGACAGGCGCATCTTCTGTTAGGGGAGCTGCTTCCTCTACAGAACTTTCGCTCGCTTCTGCTGGTGTTGATACTTCTTCACTTGTATTTACTTCTTCAGTTGCTGCTTGAACAACTGCTGCATCACCCGCGAACAAGAGGCCTGCTGCCACAGCGACAGACGCCACGCCTACACTTAAGCGTTTAATGGAGTAGCGATAGAACTTATTGCCCTGCTTCTCCTTTTTCACTTGGTAGTTATTTTTTCCAACCATATGTGTCCTCCTTATACTCGTACATATTTGTTTTTTATAAATAAGAACTTTGTAAAGATATAGTACCTAAAAAAAAAAAAAAACACAATGTATATAAATTTTTAAAAGAGATAATTTATTATTTTATCTATTTATATATCCATAACCTCCCTTTATAGATGTTTATAAATAGGTCATATTTATTTGTAAAATACATATTTGTTTTAAACTATATTTAAAATACCATTTGAGTTATCCCCTTTAATTTACAGTATAATAATTAACTTTAAAAAAACAAATCTTACTTTGTCTTTTATTTGGAAATATAATCTATAATTTAGCTTCTAAGCCCTGTCACGAAGGCCTTCCTGTCCATTTAAATTTATAAAAATTTACACAGAAAAGAACATTATTTTGTTCTATATGAGAACAATATTGTTTATTTTATAGTTCTTATTTTACATTTTAAAAAAGCTATACGTTAACCTAATTCGATCAGTCAATTAACAAAATAAAAAAGCTCCCATACATTTTTGTATGAGAGCTTAAAAATCTATAGGGTTAAATTAACCATTTAGTCCTACTTTTTGCGTTTGCCTACAGCAAGAATACTACCTGCTCCGATAAGCACAAGGGCTAATGAGCTTGCTAGACCAGCAACTGCACCTGTTTGAGGGAGTTGAGAGTGAACTTTAGCAGTGCTTACTTTAGCCTCTGAAGATTGACCGACTTCATTATCCTTAACAACATGAGATGTTTTTGAAGGAGTAGTTTGAGAAGCCTTTGTATTTTCAACATTTTCTCCTAGTTTGGAAGGGTCGTCCTCTTCATGATGATTTACTGGAACAACTGGATTGGAAGCTGGTTCAGTTTCATGGTCTTCCTCATCATTGTCATCCTTAATGCCAGTATCCTTATCTGGATCAGTAATAATATTTCCAGTATTTTGGTTATCACCGCTTGTTTCATCTAGAACATGAGAAGTATCCTCATTGTCTGTTGGTTCATCCGCTGGTGTGTCTTCAGATTTATTATCATCACGACCTGCTTCATGTCCAATGACTTGAACTGGAATAGTAGCTTTGCCTCTTGGCAGGTCTTCGTCTTCGATAACTATTCTGATTGGACCATCAACATCTGTTCCTGGGGTAACTTCAATTTCACCAGTTTCTGGATTGATTTCGGCAGGAACTTCCTTACCGTCTTCATCAGTCGCCGTTACAGTTGTGGTGTCATCTGGATTGGTTACTGTGATACCAGTGCCTTGTTTTTCATCACTTGGATGTACTGGTTTAACAGCGCCTCCAATTTCGGTCTTAGGTGCATTATCATCGCGGCCTGCTTCATGCCCAATAACTGGAACTGTTACTTCTTGTTTACCTTCTGGCAATTCAGGATCTTCTATAGTAATGGTGATTGGGCCGTCAACATCTGTCCCTGGGGTAACTTTAACATCACCAAAGCGGCCATCTGTTACGACTTCTACTGGCACATCTTTACCGTCTTCGTCCTTAGCAGAAACTT
This genomic interval carries:
- a CDS encoding NAD(P)-dependent oxidoreductase codes for the protein MKIGFIGLGVMGKSMASHLIQAGYSLNVYNRTAKKAQPLIDLGAQWLDSPSQIAEQSDLVFTILGYPHDVEDVYLGEAGLFSACRSGQIFVEMTTSSPSLAAKLYREGKELGVSVLDAPVTGGDIGAQEGRLTTLVGGDEEILAQIKPVLVSFCQQIEYFGPAGKGQDAKMANQIMIAGTMTGMCEALAYAKNNNLNLDQVIQTLNSGAAANFSLAQYGPRILKNDYSPGFFVKHFIKDLRIALEVAEKEELKLPGTQLAYDLYQKLTHQFSEDDGIQALIKLWWG
- a CDS encoding O-antigen ligase family protein yields the protein MTYLLEDGKAFLPGAIQSILMTILLVSLFFPFYITIVVFGVVFTLLLATGMLSAKHWPDDPLITSLFSFPFYAFLISIVHENWVGGLISVGLLIALIYSIYYTKQVRPDYLTEIVNITLIASIIIFIFTLLEHFDIISEWDYTFISPAMNKVHPDRVEATFFNPNYFAMMLEFFIVIAMYRMKTTKHLAKKLTCLFLIACNLLAIVYTGCRTSAIVIIGASYVFFYVIGYKKTAIYSLLGLSILGLIAWGMGLMPRFDDLAYAFSDRFDIWQTGWQAFKDNVWFGQGPLTYMHVYSEYTTKYTQHAHNIFLDTLLSYGIIGSSLLVYPLYRLGRMLNEMRRYSSIRPELALICSLLSVVLIHGLTDVTIFWIQTAGLLMAIVLVGPNLLKTAKEKANQLEE
- the gorA gene encoding glutathione-disulfide reductase, translating into MERFDYIVIGGGSAGIASANRAAEYGAKTLIIEKDEVGGTCVNRGCVPKKGMWYGAHILELLRDYAPDYGIDAPLKNFDFQTLKKHRDEYIDRVHNSYFKGFESRGTHYKKGYAKFVEDHIVEVDGEQFYGEHISVLTGGRPALPEGIPGIDLVDVSDDVFNWEELPDSLLIVGAGYIAVEMAGMLQEFGVDVTLAVRHETPLRHYEPKITESLMENMKNQGITVLSNHNVTKIEKTADGAFKTTFKEDDEVLSDRVLYAIGRQPNTENLGLENTSIELTDKGYIKVDDYHNTTANKVYAFGDVIGKVELTPVAIKVGRTLSDHLFNGQDPFYLDYNMVPSIVFAHPPIITMGYTEEAAKQAFEGQKITTYDTNFTSMISGMTSNRESIYMKLVCLGDEEKIIGLHGIGFGADEMLQGFAVAISMGATKKQFDQTIALHPTGAEEFVTMR
- a CDS encoding HdeD family acid-resistance protein; protein product: MNENQQGVKWGELIVGIIFIILAIISFRNPGVSLVSLIYFYAAGAIVSGIVNLYTRHQLRQVSDQNYTVMLIVGILNLIIGVILFFNVEIGFLTIPFLVAIWFISEGIGLLTSSSLVGFVSPVGRGLSIFLGIVGIIVAISIFFNPLSAYFTVVFLIGAYFLFSGIAHIIRAL
- a CDS encoding TetR/AcrR family transcriptional regulator, giving the protein MVNRKVSSSQEILKVALQLVQEEGIQAVNMRRLANRCQISLGVLYNYFEDKNDLLLQTVAAVWRDILIPDQADHLNRSSQPLSQAFLTLYQLFSAGAKKYPHFFSQHTLVFSQSQKGQANAQMDRYIKHLKGYLVQCLEDDPDIRNQAFEKHSADQVVDFLFAIFINQVMQGKLDMELFTDFIDRYLYDH